A window of the Fusarium poae strain DAOMC 252244 chromosome 3, whole genome shotgun sequence genome harbors these coding sequences:
- a CDS encoding hypothetical protein (SECRETED:SignalP(1-24)~TransMembrane:6 (n8-19c24/25o81-101i121-141o161-181i324-344o369-390i402-422o)~BUSCO:30458at5125), producing the protein MALTRKSVVCSAVCLTLLVGLAYAGHGHDHNHAEAVAGVNTDNMSLDELDTQLQTCPIVQQLNSAKHAHHAAAPSSLTARAFAVLFPGSPAVNALLATLYISGPPNFLLALCPTNIDPASLSVMVAFAVGGLLGDTLFHLLPEIFVGEDHDEAVKFVLVEPNRNLILGLGILVGFMTFVAMDKGLRIATGGAGHDHSHGHGDTHAHSHSEDRAISSGVDAADGVVKSRKKANEDKGAVAANAVDTPEKEINPSVKLGGYLNLIADFTHNITDGLAMSASFYASPTIGATTTVAVFFHEIPHEVGDFALLIQSGFSKRAAMGSQFITAIGALLGTLIGIAIQEFGSPDSDVPMGRHDGIWGTSLSWGDMLLPFTAGTFLYVGTVAVIPELLETGPNKAKEFKNMIIQFSAVAVGAGIMLYISWHD; encoded by the exons ATGGCGCTCACTCGCAAGAGCGTCGTTTGCTCGGCTGTCTGTCTTACTCTTCTTGTCGGTCTCGCATACGCCGGTCATGGCCATGATCACAACCATGCAGAGGCTGTTGCCGGTGTCAACACCGATAACATGAGCCTCGACGAACTTGATACTCAACTCCAG ACTTGTCCTATTGTCCAGCAACTTAACTCAGCCAAGCATGCCCATCATGCTGCCGCTCCTTCGTCGTTAACCGCGCGTGCCTTCGCTGTCCTTTTCCCTGGCTCTCCTGCCGTCAACGCTCTCCTCGCGACCCTTTACATCTCGGGCCCTCCCAACTTCCTCCTCGCCCTCTGCCCGACCAACATTGACCCTGCTTCTCTGTCTGTTATGGTTGCGTTTGCTGTTGGAGGTCTTCTCGGTGATACTCTGTTCCATTTGCTCCCTGAAATCTTTGTTGGTGAAGATCATGACGAGGCCGTCAAGTTTGTGCTCGTTGAGCCTAACCGCAACCTTATTCTTGGATTGGGTATCTTGGTGGGTTTCATGACCTTTGTTGCAATGGACAAGGGTCTTCGAATTGCTACCGGTGGAGCTGGTCATGACCACTCCCACGGACATGGTGACACACACGCCCACTCTCACAGCGAGGATAGGGCTATCTCTTCAGGTGTTGATGCCGCAGATGGTGTCGTCAAGTCTCGCAAGAAGGCAAACGAGGACAAGGGTGCCGTTGCCGCCAATGCGGTTGATACGCCTGAGAAGGAAATCAACCCCAGTGTCAAGCTGGGTGGCTACCTGAACCTCAT TGCCGATTTTACTCACAACATCACCGATGGCTTGGCCATGTCTGCCAGTTTTTACGCCTCACCTACCATCggagccaccaccaccgttgCAGTCTTCTTCCACGAGATTCCCCACGAGGTTGGTGACTTTGCACTCCTCATCCAGTCCGGTTTCTCCAAGCGAGCTGCCATGGGTTCGCAGTTCATCACCGCCATTGGAGCTCTTCTCGGGACCTTGATTGGTATTGCTATCCAGGAGTTTGGAAGCCCTGACAGTGATGTTCCCATGGGTCGTCACGATGGTATCTGGGGAACCAGTCTT TCCTGGGGTGACATGCTTCTCCCCTTCACTGCTGGTACGTTCCTTTACGTTGGAACTGTTGCCGTCATTCCTGAGCTTCTCGAGACTGGTCccaacaaggccaaggagtTCAAGAACATGATCATCCAGTTCTCAGCCGTCGCCGTTGGTGCTGGCATCATGCTGTACATTTCTTGGCACGATTAG
- a CDS encoding hypothetical protein (BUSCO:30133at5125) has product MSTPASDNGPRSNRPRPDPAKSGIDIKLDQHWSSKSYTSGSKITGNVIINTQRDVAYDGFDIFFTGTGYTRVDFLSQYSSANYASRPFMKLRMPLSPADFPRNHVFEAGRTYTIPFHFVVPHQLTLSACNHTVEHEGIRDQHLQLPPTMGFWERNDQSPDMSHIEYGIRAVATKNSAEEGRSAPLDAFHMIKVLPAVPEDAPLEIGPDDERYCLSKTKPIRKNLFTAKQGELTTTASQPSAIMLSGNFLNASGTNLRVNFEFNSTSKDVTPPKINSVSAKLHSTTFFSSTPMNHLPNLGSRIKHGNTPSLTYSTTTPVPMRPDTQLVWENEAPASRRDSGYDSAFWNEGESSESDDAQRTKKASKYNVRRYATLDVPFNLPTSGNKLFLPTFYSCISARAYIIHLTLSVGPMNTNINLSIPVQIAVENTYDQTDDEELPSFDAAIAEAEQGEIDHLQPRLMHIPSDRYMGTSILPGYEDMRMRPVAVA; this is encoded by the coding sequence ATGTCCACTCCTGCTTCGGACAACGGACCTCGGTCCAACAGGCCTCGTCCTGACCCTGCCAAGTCTGGTATCGACATCAAGCTCGACCAGCACTGGTCCTCAAAGTCATACACTTCTGGCTCCAAGATCACTGGAAacgtcatcatcaacacccaGAGAGATGTTGCCTATGATGGCTTTGACATCTTCTTCACCGGCACTGGTTACACTCGTGTTGACTTCCTCAGCCAGTACTCCAGTGCCAACTATGCTTCTCGTCCTTTCATGAAGCTTCGTATGCCTCTCAGCCCTGCAGACTTTCCTCGAAACCATGTTTTCGAGGCTGGCCGTACATACACAATCCCCTTCCACTTTGTGGTTCCTCACCAGCTCACTCTCAGTGCTTGCAACCACACTGTTGAGCATGAGGGTATCAGGGACCAGCATCTCCAGCTCCCTCCCACTATGGGCTTCTGGGAACGCAACGACCAGTCCCCCGACATGTCTCACATCGAGTATGGCATCCGCGCCGTTGCCACCAAGAACAGCGCCGAGGAGGGGCGCTCTGCACCTTTGGATGCTTTTCATATGATCAAGGTTCTTCCTGCAGTTCCTGAGGATGCTCCCCTTGAGATTGGCCCCGACGATGAGCGCTACTGCCTCTCCAAGACCAAGCCTATCCGCAAGAATCTCTTCACTGCTAAGCAGGGCGAGTTGACCACTACCGCATCTCAGCCCAGTGCTATCATGCTTTCTGGAAACTTCCTCAACGCCAGCGGCACCAACTTGAGGGTCAACTTTGAGTTTAACTCGACCTCCAAGGATGTCACTCCTCCCAAAATCAACTCGGTCAGCGCCAAGCTTCACTCGACCACTTTCTTCAGCAGCACTCCCATGAACCACCTCCCCAACCTGGGCTCTCGCATCAAGCATGGGAACACCCCTTCGCTCACATACTCCACCACCACACCTGTACCCATGCGCCCCGACACCCAGCTGGTTTGGGAGAACGAGGCTCCTGCCTCCCGACGGGACTCTGGTTATGACAGCGCTTTCTGGAATGAGGGAGAATCTTCCGAATCGGACGACGCCCAGCGAACTAAGAAGGCTAGCAAGTACAACGTCCGCCGCTATGCTACCCTTGATGTCCCTTTCAACCTGCCCACCAGCGGCAACAAGCTTTTCCTGCCAACATTCTACTCTTGCATCAGCGCACGCGCATACATCATTCACCTCACCCTCTCGGTGGGACCTATGAacaccaacatcaacctCAGCATTCCTGTTCAGATTGCCGTCGAGAACACCTACGACCAgaccgacgacgaggagCTTCCTTCTTTCGACGCCGCTATCGCCGAAGCTGAGCAAGGCGAGATCGA